A stretch of DNA from Lepus europaeus isolate LE1 chromosome 11, mLepTim1.pri, whole genome shotgun sequence:
TCCCCTGTCCTGCCTTTTCGCGTCGCCTCtcccgctctgcctctgcccctctaccTTTCCGcctgttctctctcttccctttcccgctccctccctGCTACCCTGCTTTCCACTCCGCtatccccttccttctctcctcctcgtCCCGCCTCCCTCTCCCGTCCCCGGCTTCCCTTCGGTTTCTCTCTTCCCTCGGGAGCAAACTGACTGTCAGGTGTGTGTCAGCTCCGGGGGACGGAGGAGGGGCGGCCGCCTGCCAGAGCCACCTGAGGGTCCccccaggaggagagggaggcacaGCGCAGGGGGCAAGGTCCTCCCGCCAGCTCCTCCCGGCTGCTCCCTCTTCCAGAATGAAGTTGCCCAGGCCTggtctgcccagcccctgccctggtgcACACCCCCAAGCTGTATGCCCCTCTGCTTCGGGCCCCTTGGCCCAGCCTAGCACCtgattcctctctgcctctgagaCCCAGGCTGACTCCCTGATCTTCCCTGTCTGTCGCTGCCTCTGCCGGACAGTCCCCCAGCTGGTCTAGCCCCCAGTCACTCTGTCTCTGATCGCcgggtctcctcctcctccagctccgaGCCCCAGCCCACTTCTGGGACTGCAGTAGCAGTGTGGACTGGGGGCAGGGTCTGGCGAGGCGGGTCCACCGGGGAGGGACTTTTTCCCAGGCTCTGCACCCTGGCTTAGGCTGCACGCCTTGTCATCTCTCAGCCTAACCCTAGACATCTGGAGGCCACACCTCCGGGAATCCCAACCCCCTAATTTTAAGCTTCTCTCTGGCTGCCCCACCTCCTCCAGTGCCCTGGCTTCGAGCCCAACCTGGCAGGACAGAGACCAGATTTGGGATCCCgagccctcccagcctcccctgttCTCCCCAGCGTCTCTCCTCCGAGCTGGCTGACCAGAGGTTTAGCAGCTTGGAGAGCTGGAGGTGGCTGCAagcaggcctgggaggagggccGGGTCagaccagctgctctctgcttcagTCTGACCATCTAAAGCTGGGGGGTGTGGGCGGGTGTCAGGGGTGTTGAGCTGCCTTGACCCTGAGCAACTACCTGTCCTGCAGGTGTGGATCCATGGGGTAGCCCCAACACCtctgcccctccaccccagccagcACATgggccgcctggcccagcccagccccagcacccggGGCCCTTGAGCGGACCCCTGGCTGCAGCCCGACCATGTGGGGCCTGGTGAGGCTTCTGCTGGcctggctggggggctggggctgcatgGGACGTCTGGCAGCCCCGGCCCGGGCCTGGGCAGGGTCCCGAGGGcgcccagggcctgcactgcTGCGAACCCGAaggagctgggtctggaaccagttCTTTGTCATTGAGGAATATGCCGGGCCAGAGCCAGTCCTCATTGGCAAGGTAAGGTTCCCCCCTTTCCCCCCCGGGCTCCTCTGACTACACCtccaggctcccctcccccccccccggggacCCTGCCCTAGAGCTTCCTCACTTCTGCAGTGACCTTGGCCCCTCAGGACACCCCCACGTGCCGCCCAAGCCTGGCTTCTTCAGtgccttggccctgcaccctgcaccgtCTGTCTTTCCCTGACCCCTCCAGCTGCACTCGGATGTGGACAGGGGTGAGGGCCGCACCAAGTACCTGCTgaccggggagggggcaggcaccGTGTTTGTGATTGACGAGGCCACGGGCAATATCCACGTCACCAAGAGCCTGGACCGAGAGGAGAAGGCGCAGTACGTGCTGCTGGCCCAAGCGGTGGACCGAGCGTCCAACCGGCCCCTGGAGCCACCGTCAGAGTTCATCATCAAAGTGCAAGACATCAACGACAACCCTCCCGTCTTCCCCCTCGGGCCTTACCATGCCACAGTCCCCGAGATGTCCAACGTCGGTGAGCACCCCGGCGCTGCAGGCGCCCCGTCCCGTCTGCCGGAGCCCCCTCGCCTCCCCTTCCCCCCCAGGGCCGAATGCCCAGAACTCCCTTTCGTCTCAGCCTCCCTCCTACCtgagcccaccccccacccctgtccccaccccacctcctccctgggctctgtccccaCTGGCCCTGGGCTGAGGCAGGTGCCGCGATCCCTCCCAGGGACATCGGTGATCCAGGTGACTGCCCACGACGCCGATGACCCCAGCTACGGGAACAGCGCCAAGCTGGTGTACACTGTGCTCGACGGCCTGCCTTTCTTCTCTGTGGACCCCCAGACTGGTGAGGATGGCGCTCAGAAGCctgggggcagccctgggcaCGGGCGCCGCCAGTGACCTGGCCTCTGTCCCTAGGAGTGGTGCGCACAGCCATCCCCAACATGGACCGGGAGACACAGGAGGAGTTTTTGGTGGTGATCCAAGCCAAGGACATGGGCGGCCACATGGGGGGGCTGTCGGGCAGCACGACGGTGACCGTCACCCTCAGCGATGTCAACGACAACCCCCCCAAGTTCCCGCAGAGTAAGGGCCCCCTGCCACTCACTGCCTGGGTTGGTctgaccccagccccccaccACCACATGCAGCACCCCTCTGGTGCTTCCCTCCCCATTCCCACCACAGCCAGCCCGTGGGAGAAGGACAGTgctgagggtgaggaggagggctggggtccTCACTGCTCAAGGATGTGTGTCCCCTCCCCGCTCCTCGCAGGTCTGTACCAGTTCTCCGTGGTGGAGACAGCTGGGCCTGGCACCCTGGTGGGTCGACTGCAGGCCCAGGACCCGGACCTGGGCGACAACGCCCTCATGGCCTACAGCATCCTGGATGGGGAGGGGTCCGAGGCCTTCAGCATCAGCACGGACCCTCAGGGGCGAGATGGGCTCCTCACTGTGCGCAAGGTTCGCCCCCTGCCTGCTGGAGCTCCCCATCTCACCTCTCTAGAGGAGGCCCTGGGGCCTAGGGAGGGGAAGTGATTGGTTCAAGGTCACATAACAAGTCTGAGGGAGCGGGGGCAGACCCAGAGTTCCCAGCTCGCCTGCTGCCACCCTCTCCTGCCTGCCAAGGCCACGATCCCTCCAGTGCCACCTCTCCCCATGAGCGCTGAGCCCCAGGTCCATGCGGGGAAGGGACCCGGCCCATCTCCTGTGAGCCTGGGATCTGCCCTGCTTCACACTCCGCCCCGTGCCCACAGCCCCTCGACTTCGAGACCCGTCGCTCCTACTCATTCCGTGTGGAGGCCACCAACACACTCATCGACCCGGCCTACCTGCGGCGGGGGCCCTTCAAGGACGTGGCCTCGGTGCGTGTGGCCGTGCAGGATGCCCCCGAGCCACCTGCCTTCACCCAGGCTGCCTACCTCCTGGCAGTGCCAGAGAACAAGGCTCCCGGGACCCTGGTGGGCCAGGTATCGGCTTCGGACCTGGACTCCCCAGCCAGCCCAATCAGGTGAGCTGCGACGTGGGGCCATGCCCACCTGAGGACGTATCCCCTTTACCTCTGCCACACCTCCCGGAAGAAGCTGCCTTCCCTGTCCGCTGGTCTTGCTGTCTGCAGGCCTGGGTGTCAGGGGGTTCTGCACCCCTGACTGACCACCCCACAACTCGTTGCCAGCCCAGAGGCAGCAGTGCCAGCAAACAGAATCCCATTTGCTCCATGGCTCCCTGCAGATAACCTGCTAAGGGCTTTGCCTTTGCCGTGGTCTGTGACATTCCCTTCTCACGAGAGCCCCATTAAGTGAGTGTTAGCAGCAGCCGTTCTGGGGGCTGGCTGTGAGCACTCAAGTCCTCCATCCAGGGTCGAACCTGGCCTTGCCAGCCTTGAGAGGAGCCACTCTTGCCACCCCTCCAGCTGGCATCCCTACCAGTGCTCtgtgaggcaggggctggtgaCGTTCCCATGTTGCAGGCGGGTAAACAGAGGTTTAATGATttgtctgaggtcacacagctggtccagagcagagcagggctgACACATAGGTTCCCGTGTCCCCAGAACAGAGCCCGAAGTCTGAAAGGCAGGTGCTGGTGgccctccacctctctgtctctcctcctcgcATCTCCACGAAACCCCATCATAGGACAGGTGCCTGATGGTGGTGACCTCCCAGGAAGATCTGCCTTTTAAGAAGGCCTCCAGGTTGAACGATagctctggggcctggggcagacTCTGCACGGCTGCGGGCCAGGAGGCTGAGCACAGCGTAGGGAGAGGAGCTAGCGAGCTAGGagccctgctcctctccccaggTACTCCATCCTCCCGCACTCGGATCCTGAGCGCTGCTTCTCCATTGAGCCGGAGGACGGCACGATCCGCACAGCAGTGCCCCTGGACCGCGAGGCTCGTGTGTGGCACAACCTCACCATACTGGCCACAGAGCTCGGTGAGCAGTCCTGCGCCCACATACCTGCTggcccaggggctggccctgtgtgcGGGGGTGGGGAACCGTTCCTGCCATCACACCATCATCACTATCCTAGCCCTGTGTGCTCTCCTGGGTCCTCACTTCCAGGCAGGCCTCCTGTCTCCCAGActgggcccaggctgggctggccACAAGGGGCCTACGTGAGCATTCTCCTGACCCGAAAATCACCCTCTCACCTGACTTGGCTCAACCCAGAAATAAACAAGACCTCAAATAGCTGCTAACCTGGGGCTGCCAGACCCTGTCCTGCCCATTCCCAGCTTCAGGCTAGAGCtgtgcgggggggtggggggggaggctgTTAGTTGGAGGGGGGCACCAGTTCCATGTGcgggctccccaccccacccccttcagtcaccaggagccctggccaggagacaggagctgttTGTGCGTCCCCCTCTGCTTGGTGCCTGGGGCTCCCTTCCCTACTGTGCTCGCGCTGCAGCGTTGCACTGTGTACATCAGTGGGCAGCTGTGTGCGTGCGCACGTAGGCATGGACCCCCGTGAGTGTGCAACTCCGCATGTGGGAAGCATGCACACGTATTGGTGAGTGTGTGGCTGTAACCAGACATGGCTGTACTCACAGCTGTGTGTGGAGTCCTGCTTACACCAtcggtgtgtctgtgtgagtagCTCTCTGGTGTTTGGAGAGTGTGTACAAGAAGCTGTCGGGTATGAGGGTGTTTCATAAAGTTTGTGGCAACAGGGAGGTAAAGGATACATTTATTTGGAAACCCCAGTGTGCAGTTTTTGCAAATACACCTTCTCTGTGGACTTCTGGAAAGCCCTGCTTATGGTTTAAGGGTATGGGTGTTTGTGGACAGGTAACACTAACAGTTCTTATCACATATCAGGCTGTGTCTTAAGTCCTCCCCCGAAatgagttttttcatttcatcctGATGGCTGCTTTGAGAGGTGTGATTATGTCCCTGTGTTTGAATGAGGAGACTCAGGCAAAGAGCAGTTGAGGTAGCTTCCCAAGGTCACGGAGCTGAGGCGTGGACGGCCTGTCAGCTCCTGCACCAGCCACCTCCCTTGTGCCTGGTTTCAGGTGCCTGTGTATGCCACTGTGTGCTGCCTGGCAGGCAGCTGTGTGGACAGCCCTGTGGCTGTGTACACATGTGAGTGTGTATGGCTGGCTCCGTGTGCATACATAGCTCTGTGGGTGTGTGTTTCCCTCACTGTCTCCTCAtcctcctgcacctgcagcttcCATCACCACCCCGTTATCAACCTGCAGCTCTGGGCCCCCAGTGAAGGAGCAGACCCCACGCCCGTGCTGTATCCAGATACCCCAGAGCCTCTATCCTGGCCTCCCCTACCCGATCCCCATGGCCAACCAGCTCTCACTCTGCCCAGGGCAAGGCTAAAGAGAACTGAGAGACTCAGAGGAGACTCAGGAGAAGGACCTGGAGTGCACACTTGTTTACTCTCAGATGACATTAGTGGGGACAAGCAAGGTTGGATAAGAGGGAGGAAGCCACCTGATGGACGGTGTGTAAAGAGGGGGCCTGTGTCTGGCTGTGGGGCCCAGGCTGGCCTGGGCTCTGCACACTGTGGGTTacgcagctcctccctccccaaggTCAATTCTAGGTGATGCTCATTGCTGCAGGACCTctggatgtctgtgtgtgtgtgcgtgcgtgtgtgcgtgcgtgcccATCACACATGTGCTGTGCATGGCCCCTGCGTCTGCAAGTGCATTCTGTGGGCCCTGGGTACACCAGGTGCTGCTGCCCTCGCTGTGCACATTAACCATCCACCTCATGGGGATCACGTTAACCGAAACACCAAGTACGTGGCTGGCGCCGtacctcaataggctaatcctccgccttgcggcaccggcacaccgggttctagtccaggtcggggcgccggattctgttccagttgcccctcttccaggccagctctctgctgtggcccgggagtgcagtggaggatggcccaagcgcttgggccctgcaccccatgggagaccaggagaagcacctggctcctggctttggatcagcgcggtgcaccggccgcaatgtgctggccgcagcggccattggagggtgaaccaacggtaaaggaagacctttctctctgtctctctctcactgtccactctacctgccaattaaaaaaaaaacactcagtaCAGCTGGGCGGCATGGTGTGAACATGTATGTACGTCGCGTGTGCACAGTTGTCATCCCCATACAACGTGTGAGCACCCTGCCTTTCGCTTATGCTGTGTGTGCCCTGCCTCTGGGTTACAGTGCACGTGCACCCTGTGTGCATGCTGTAGTCCCATTCAGCATATGTTGTATCTTGTACATACCCTGGGTACTACATGAGTGTTGTATGTTTGGTGTTGCTCCACTGGCCTCATGACATTGTTTACTACCTGTGTCACACATGTACTCTgggtgcaggctgtgtgtgctgtgtgctacacacggcccctatacccatgtgccCTGTCAACTCTTGTGTTTGTCTGTGTGGTGCATATGTACTGGTGTTCTGGCTTCAGACAGCTCCGCACAGGCGTCCCGTGTGCAAGTGGCTGTCCAGACCCTGGATGAGAACGACAATGCTCCCCAGCTGGCTGAGCCCTACGACACCTTTGTGTGTGACTCTGCAGCCCCTGGCCAGGTGAGCGGCTGAGGCTGCGGGCTCGGGAGCCCGAGGCCTCCAGGGGCCTGCTTGGTGCCAGgcctcttttcttcctcccagCTCATTCAGGTCATCCGGGCCCTGGACAGAGATGAAGTCGGCAACAGTAGCCGCATCTCCCTTCAGGGCCCTCTGGGCCCCGATGCCAACTTCACCGTCCGGGATAACCGAGGTGGGTGGCCTCCTCCCAACACAGGGAAGTGTGGACTCCGACACACACGTGTTTGCGCCCTGCAAACCTTCCACGGGAAGCTGCTGGTACAGGCCAGACCCCCGACTACCAGGAGGGTGTTCCAAGAGGTGCCTcaattctttccctctctcacagATGGCTCCGCCAGCCTGCTGCTGCcctcccgccctgccccgccccgccaggCCCCCTACTTGGTTCCCATAGTGCTGTGGGACTGGGGGCAGCCGGCACTGAGCAGCACTGCCACAGTGACCGTGAGTGTGTGCCGCTGCCGGCCCGACGGCTCTGTGGCTTCCTGCCGGCCTGAGGCTCAGCTCTCACCAGCCGGGCTCAGCACCGGCGCCCTGTTGGCCATCGTCACCTGTGTGGGCACCTTGCTTGGTGAGTCAGGCCACGGAGGGTCATAGAGGTGCGATGCTGGCCTCTGGAGATGGGTGGAGAGGAACCGGGTCCCTAGACACAGGGATTGCCACCCGGGGGCTTGAGGGACCCTAGATGCCTGGATTTTCCCACCACCTGAAGCATCCAGGGGAAAAGCTGGGACCCCGTGACCCTGACCTGCTAATGCACTATCACAATAACCAGATAAATATGCTGTTTATTGCACCCCTGGTCTATGCCAGGTGTGGTGCTTGGTTTCCTGCTTTCAACAACCATAGGAGGTAAATATGATCACCCGAGCAAACTAAGGATCGAAGAGGTTTAGGGAAGTGAGGCACCTTCCTAGGGTCACACAGCGTGCTGACAGCGGGGCTGTGCGTGCCTGTGGTGGCGGCCCGCGGCGCAGCGGCCTGTACGCGTCTCCCGCAGCGCTGGTGGTGCTCTTCGTGGCCCTGCGGCGGCAGAAGCAGGAAGCGCTGATGgtgctggaggaggaggacgtgCGCGAGAACATCATCACCTACGACGACGAGGGCGGCGGCGAGGAGGACACGGAGGCCTTCGACATCGCAGCCCTGCAGAACCCCGACGGGGCGGCCCCACCGGCGCCCGGCGCCCCCGCGCGCCGCGACGTGCTGCCCCGGGCCTGCGCACCGCGCCAGCCCCGACCCCCGGGCCCCGCCGACGTGGCCCAGCTGCTGGCGCTGAGGCTCCGCGAGGCCGACGAGGACCCCAGCGTGCCGCCCTACGACTCAGTGCAGGTGTACGGCTACGAGGGCCGGGGCTCCTCCTGCGGCTCGCTCAGCTCCCTGGGCTCTGGCAGTGAGGCCGGCGGCGCCCCTGGCCCCACGGAGCCGCTGGACGACTGGGGGCCGCTGTTCCGCACCCTGGCCGAGCTGTACGGGGCCAAGGAGCCCCCGGCCCCCTGAGcgccggcctggccctgcccgccGCAGTGGGGCAGCCCGCACAGGCCCGCTGAGTGAGCCCCTGGTGGGGGGCGAGGCAGGCGGCAGCAGCCCAGGGACCCCGGGCCTCCTccggtccctgggtccctgctccttccctccccagACCCCCTAGCTGTGCCCCTCGGCTCCCCCGAGTTTGTCCATCCTTATGTCTGTGTCCACGGACCTTGTGTCTCGTCCGTGTTCTCTCACTGTGACTCCTCCGTGGCGGTTTTTGTCCCTGCGGCTCTAAAGCTCCCTCCCCACTGTCACCCTTGCCTCCCCCTACTCGCATTGTGTCCTGCCCACATGTCCCACCCTTCTCTGTGGATCCCTGTGACtggctttttggtttgtttttttttttttctgttgttcatcCCAAAAGCAAGAGAGACGTCTAGCCACTGCTGCCCACCCTCCCGCAGGGGATACTGTGCCCCAGGTCAGTGGCCCTGGACCCTTactaggaggggagggagagtccctaccccacccaggcctctgaaccccccctcccctcctgttctTACAGACCTGCCCGCATGGTTCCATCCATCACTCATGGCCTCATCCTGGCTCCACGGCCTCCAGCAGAGAGAAGGAGCTAGCCCGCCTCCCAGGGCCAGAGCTCCAGCCCTGCCACGGCTGCCTCCCTGGAGCTCTGCCCAGCTGTCAGCCTGCCCTGGGcatcccagctctgggcattgtctTGTGTGCTTCCCAGGCCCCAGGGAAAAGGGGAGGGGCAGAAAagggggaggcagctggggaaggggaaagagggaggaaggggaggggcctcCATCTCTAATTTCATAATAAACAAACACTTTATTTTGTAAAGCTGGGGCCTTGCCTGTGTGTGGGCGCTTAGGTCTCTCTGTTCTCCTTGGATTTGGGTAcacgcatttggggagtaaggaGATGACTGGACTTTCCAACTTCCCCGTTGGTCTTAGACTGTCCAAGGAGAGTGAGATGGGGGCACTTGGCAAGGGGGGAGGCTGAGAgccacagagaagagaggaggaagatgggGGGCCCCCACCTGGGGAGCAGTGTaggtggcaggcagcagggggccaGGCCAGCCTTTCCTGGGGTCCGTAGTGCCCGCTGGAGAAAGGGTGGTCCTGAATGAGACAGACACAATCTGGGCCCACTGCTCCCACCTTTTCTCTCCCCAGTCCGAGGTCTTAGTGTTTGTGGGGCACCAAGGGAagagagcagggtggggagggggatgtTGAGGGGCAGAATCAGAGTCAGCAGGGGTGGCAGCTGGACGACAGTACCAGCGTCTCCAGAACGCTGCCGCCCAGGAGCCAGCAGAATAACGGGGCTCCTGCCTGCCAGAGGGACTCCAAGAGACACAGGAGCATGTCGGCCTGCCCGTGACCTCCCTTCCAAGTGGGAGGTGCTGGCAGTGGCTGTTCCTAACAGGACCatgccttatctttttttttttgccaggcagagtggatagtgagagagacagagagaaaggtctttcctttttgccgttggttcaccctccaatggccgctgcagccagtgcacctcgctgatccgaagccaggagccaggtgcttctggtctcccatggggtgcagggcccaagcacttgggccatccttcactgccttcccgggccatagcagagagctggcctggaagaggggcaaccgggatagaatccggcgccccgaccgggactagaacccggtgtgccggtgccgcaaggtggaggattagcctgttaagccacggcaccggccaaccatGCCTTCTTCTCACACCTTCCACACCTTGCTTGGTTAGGGCAAACCGGTGGCAGGATGATGAGGCCCCCACCCCAGTACTGGAGCTGGAACCCTGGCCCCAGTCAGTCCAAGGGCCTTTGTAAGAGTAGGCTGTCTATCCCCCAAGGCCATCCAAGACTGAGCAGACAGTGCCCCAAGCAGGGCATCAGTGGGCACGAGGACTTCCAGTGCCAGGCACGCAGGGCAAGACCTCGGCACAGGAAAGGACCAACGGGTCACTCTCGGGTAGTGAGGAGGGCCACAGGAACGAGACGTCGGCCTCTGCCTGTCCCTAATACCTTCATATGGTCCTCATCCATTTCGTTAGAAACCTCGAGGAGGAAAGCATGTCAGCAGAACCTGCGGACTTGTCTCCAACCTCAAACACGTCACGGGCAAGGAAACAGAGGGGAGTGGGGCACAGGTGCAAGAAGAGGGGGCTCCCTCTCTGCTCGTTCAGCCATCCCCAGTCTGGGAAGGGAAGGGGCGCAGAGCACCTACGGGAAGctcactgcacaccctgggctctGGCGGCAGCACGCAGTGAGGCGGCCGGGGTTCTCCCTGATCATCCCTGCTGTCCCTACTCAGGTGTCCAGTCTACTTTCTGGTCTCTGTGCACGCGGGAACCACACACATGCACTTGCCCCCGGCAGGCACACACACCCGATCCTGGGTCACCAGCACCTGGACACAAACCCATactctgtgcacacacactcctggCCACACTCTTTTGCCTGAGTCCATCAAACACATCCTCTTGTACTCCCCTCAAACCAGGCTGTGCCAGGGGCCCCTAACCCTGAGTCCCCCACCTCTTCCCCTGAGCCTGGGGTGTGGGCACAGGGTGAAGAAGGGCTGCAACGGAGGCCCCAGCAGGATACCCTGGCTGTGGCTTGAAGGGGAGTCCCCCTGTATCCAGCCCGCCTCTCCATGGTCCGGGTTCCCCACCACGAtcccccctccctgtccccactgCTTTCCTGTCTGGGGCTCCCTGACCCTTCGTCCCTTGTCCCCAGTCACCCTCAGAGCCAGGGTCTAGAGGTGTCCCAGGGTCTGGCTAGTCCCTGCTGAGGAAGAAAAGGGGTTGTGACTCCCAGGAGTGGAAGCTTTTGGAgcaggatgagagagaaagaagtgacAGGAACCTCACTCCAGACCCCAAGTAGGCCAACCCGGCCCAGGAGAGGGGCTGCAGGCCCTCCTGGAGCTGTCAACCTGGGGGGAGTGGCTTCCAGGAAGCAGGAGGagggccagggaggcaggggaggaggtgcTGGCAGAGAGCACCCACCGCCTCTGCCTCCTTCATTCTCTCTTCATTCTCCAGGGGAGCAGCAAGAAACAGCAACCAGAGAGAAGCGAATGGAAGAATGGAGGAAGAGGTGTGGCAGCGACCAGACCGGGCCCCAAAGTCCAGCGAGCACAGTGGGTCCCGGCAGATACGGCCAAGTGCGACCGGGCAGCAGCTGCCCCAAGCTCACCACTCCAAGCCCCAGGACTCCTCAGCGTCCGTTCATCCCTGGCTACCAGGCAGGGGCTTGGCCCAGCGACCCTCCCTCCATGTCTGGCCCGGCAGAATGGGAGGGGACACTGCACAGTAGAGCCCGGGCTGTGGTGGAGGAGGCCTGGGACTGACCCTCGTCCCTACCTCTTGCCACGGGACTGGGGCAGGGCTCAGAGCCCTTTCTGGGTTCCTCTTCTGCAACGTGGGGAGTGTTCGGGCCTCACAGCGCTGTTGTGAGAACTGTGTGCAGTCACCAGGTAGTGAATAGTAGTCACCGGCCAGGCAGAGGTGGCGAGCACATGAGCCAAGCCCATCGGCACTCGCCCACAGTCGTCTCCATGGCTCCCAGCCCCCCAGGCCACCTCCTTCTGAGAGGCACTGCTGCCCTCTCAGTGAGGTGCAACAGTGACCTGGAAAAGTAAGCATGGAGGGCCaagatggaggaggaggtgagatgGTGCATGGGACGGTGAGGAAAGAGCATGTAGCTCCTGGCATGCCGCAGGCGTGCAGCAGGCTGGACCAAGACACAGAGCACGACAGGAACGTAACTCGAAGGTAAGCTCTGGtggcagacaggcagagctgtggATCAGACGGCTGGAACCAAATGCTGGGGGCCTCTTCTTGGaggggccctgcccctgctgccccaggcctcaGTCGCCCCAAGTGCTGCCGCTTCTCACAGCCTCTCAGTCTCTGCTGGCATCCCGAAGTCTCCTGGTGTCGCCTCCCCTGGCCCCACAGAGAGTCCCCTACCTCCCCCAGCTCTGTGGGGAGTGGCAGGCTCAGGGTGGGCCTGGccggcctcctcttcctcctcctcctcctcaggctctggctctgggagTTTTTGCAGCTGCGTATACAGCACGCAGGTATCACTGCGTGATACATACTCCCATCCACTCTCCCGCACGTGGAAAAGGTCGACAGAACCCCCGGAGTAGGCATCGCGGTGGGTGGCGTGGGCCACGGCACAGCGAGCCAGGGCGTAGGCCTCCTGGATGCCCATGTCATAATGGTAGCCACGGTCTAGCACACCGTAGGCATAGGGAGACCCCGAGCCTACCGAGAAGATGTCGCCCTGCAGCCGCGTGCCATCGCTGTAGACGTAGAAGAGGGCAGGGCCAGAGCGGTCCCAGCCACACAGGGCGGTGGCCACGCACAGATCCAGCCCCCGGTAGCGGGACAGCATGACCGACAAGAGCTTGGCCGCGCCGGCCACACTGGGCAGTTGGCCCTCCCTCAGGGCCCGCAGCCGCAGCTCCCTCTGTAGCACCCGGTACCACGTGACGCAGTCCGCAGAGGTGCCCGAGGTAGTGCCCAGCAGGTGCTGGTGCACGGGGATGATCTTGCGCGAGGCTGGGCAGGCCACATAGCTGCCACAGGAAGAACGCGTGTCAGCCGCGGCGATGACCCCGTGGCGGAAGC
This window harbors:
- the CDH24 gene encoding cadherin-24, yielding MWGLVRLLLAWLGGWGCMGRLAAPARAWAGSRGRPGPALLRTRRSWVWNQFFVIEEYAGPEPVLIGKLHSDVDRGEGRTKYLLTGEGAGTVFVIDEATGNIHVTKSLDREEKAQYVLLAQAVDRASNRPLEPPSEFIIKVQDINDNPPVFPLGPYHATVPEMSNVGTSVIQVTAHDADDPSYGNSAKLVYTVLDGLPFFSVDPQTGVVRTAIPNMDRETQEEFLVVIQAKDMGGHMGGLSGSTTVTVTLSDVNDNPPKFPQSLYQFSVVETAGPGTLVGRLQAQDPDLGDNALMAYSILDGEGSEAFSISTDPQGRDGLLTVRKPLDFETRRSYSFRVEATNTLIDPAYLRRGPFKDVASVRVAVQDAPEPPAFTQAAYLLAVPENKAPGTLVGQVSASDLDSPASPIRYSILPHSDPERCFSIEPEDGTIRTAVPLDREARVWHNLTILATELDSSAQASRVQVAVQTLDENDNAPQLAEPYDTFVCDSAAPGQLIQVIRALDRDEVGNSSRISLQGPLGPDANFTVRDNRDGSASLLLPSRPAPPRQAPYLVPIVLWDWGQPALSSTATVTVSVCRCRPDGSVASCRPEAQLSPAGLSTGALLAIVTCVGTLLALVVLFVALRRQKQEALMVLEEEDVRENIITYDDEGGGEEDTEAFDIAALQNPDGAAPPAPGAPARRDVLPRACAPRQPRPPGPADVAQLLALRLREADEDPSVPPYDSVQVYGYEGRGSSCGSLSSLGSGSEAGGAPGPTEPLDDWGPLFRTLAELYGAKEPPAP
- the PSMB11 gene encoding proteasome subunit beta type-11; translation: MALQEVCEWRAPDTQALLPHLPRTGSWAVPRGCDPQTFLQTHGPQLAHGTTTLAFRFRHGVIAAADTRSSCGSYVACPASRKIIPVHQHLLGTTSGTSADCVTWYRVLQRELRLRALREGQLPSVAGAAKLLSVMLSRYRGLDLCVATALCGWDRSGPALFYVYSDGTRLQGDIFSVGSGSPYAYGVLDRGYHYDMGIQEAYALARCAVAHATHRDAYSGGSVDLFHVRESGWEYVSRSDTCVLYTQLQKLPEPEPEEEEEEEEAGQAHPEPATPHRAGGGRGLSVGPGEATPGDFGMPAETERL